The following coding sequences are from one Vicugna pacos chromosome 11, VicPac4, whole genome shotgun sequence window:
- the NFKB2 gene encoding nuclear factor NF-kappa-B p100 subunit isoform X1: protein MDSCYNPGLDGIIEYDDFKFNPSIVEPKEPTPETADGPYLVIVEQPKQRGFRFRYGCEGPSHGGLPGASSEKGRKTYPTVKICNYEGPAKIEVDLVTHSDPPRAHAHSLVGKQCSELGVCAVSVGPKDMTAQFNNLGVLHVTKKNMMEIMIQKLQRQRLRSRPHGLTEAERRELEQEAKELKKVMDLSIVRLRFSAFLRASDGSFSLPLKPVISQPIHDSKSPGASNLKISRMDKTAGSVRGGDEVYLLCDKVQKDDIEVRFYEDDENGWQAFGDFSPTDVHKQYAIVFRTPPYHKMKIDRPVTVFLQLKRKRGGDVSDSKQFTYYPLVEDKEEVQRKRRKALPTFSQPFGGGSHMGGGSGGSAGGYGGAGGGGGSLGFFPSSLAYSPYQSGAAPMGCYPGGGGGAQMAAGAPSVGAGEEAAEPGDPSGSPQREQQAPELLQRAQEYNARLFGLAQRSARALLDYGVTADARALLAGQRHLLTAQDENGDTPLHLAIIHGQTSVIEQIAHVIYHARHLGVVNLTNHLHQTPLHLAVITGQTSVVSFLLQVGADPSLLDRHGDSAVHLALRTGASTPNLLRTLLQSGVPTMPQLLHMPDFEGLYPVHLAVRARSPECLDLLVDSGADMEAAERQGGRTALHLATEMEELGLVTHLVTKLRANVNARTFAGNTPLHLAAGLGSPTLTRLLLKAGADIHAENEEPLCPLPSPPTSGSDSDSEGPERDTRGSFRGHTPLDLTRSSKVKTLLLNAAQDTTAPPLTPPSPAGPELPLEDTVLQNLEHLLDGPGAQGSWAALAERLGLRSLVDTYRKTASPSGSLLRSYKLAGGDLAGLLDALSDMGLEEEVRLLRGPETREKLPSTAEVKEDSAYGSQSVEQEAEKLGPPPEPPGGLCHGHPQPQVH from the exons ATGGACAGTTGCTACAACCCA GGTCTGGATGGCATCATTGAATATGATGATTTCAAATTCAACCCATCCATTGTGGAGCCCAAGGAGCCGACCCCAGAGACAG CTGATGGCCCCTACCTGGTGATTGTGGAACAGCCTAAGCAG CGGGGCTTCCGATTTCGATATGGCTGTGAAGGCCCTTCCCATGGAGGACTGCCAGGTGCCTCCAGCGAAAAGGGCCGCAAGACTTATCCCACTGTCAAG ATCTGTAACTATGAGGGACCGGCCAAGATTGAGGTGGACCTGGTAACACACAGTGACCCGCCTCGTGCTCACGCCCACAGCCTCGTGGGCAAACAATGCTCGGAGCTGGGGGTCTGCGCAGTGTCTGTGGGGCCCAAGGACATGACTGCCCA attTAACAACCTGGGCGTCCTGCATGTGACCAAGAAGAACATGATGGAGATTATGATACAAAAACTTCAGAGGCAACGACTACGCTCCAGGCCCCACGGCCTTACGG AGGCCGAGCGTCGGGAACTGGAGCAGGAGGCCAAGGAGCTGAAGAAGGTGATGGATCTGAGCATTGTGCGGCTGCGCTTTTCTGCCTTCCTTCGAGCCAGCGatggctccttctccctgcccctGAAGCCAGTTATCTCCCAGCCCATCCACGACAGCA AGTCTCCGGGAGCCTCCAACCTGAAAATTTCTCGAATGGACAAGACAGCTGGCTCCGTGCGGGGTGGAGATGAGGTTTATCTGCTTTGTGACAAAGTGCAGAAAG ATGACATTGAGGTTCGGTTTTACGAGGATGATGAGAATGGATGGCAGGCCTTTGGGGACTTCTCTCCCACAGATGTTCATAAACAG TATGCCATTGTGTTCCGGACACCTCCCTATCACAAAATGAAGATTGATCGTCCTGTAACAGTTTTCCTGCAACTGAAACGCAAGCGTGGGGGGGATGTCTCTGACTCCAAACAGTTCACCTATTACCCTCTggtggaag ACAAAGAGGAGGTGCAACGGAAGCGGAGGAAAGCCTTGCCCACCTTCTCCCAGCCCTTTGGGGGTGGCTCCCACATGGGTGGAGGCTCTGGGGGCTCGGCTGGAGGTtatggaggagctggaggaggag GTGGCAGCCTCggctttttcccctcctccttggcCTATAGCCCCTACCAGTCCGGTGCGGCCCCCATGGGCTGCTATCCGGGAGGCGGGGGCGGAGCGCAGATGGCCGCCGGGGCGCCTAGCGTGGGtgctggggaggaagcagcagaGCCGGGCGACCCCTCTGGCAGCCCCCAGCGCGAACAGCAGGCCCCAGAGCTGCTGCAGCGAG CCCAAGAATACAACGCGCGCCTGTTCGGCCTGGCGCAGCGCAGCGCCCGAGCCTTGCTCGACTACGGCGTCACGGCGGACGCGCGCGCGCTGCTGGCGGGACAGCGCCACCTGCTGACGGCGCAGGACGAGAACGGAGACAC GCCGCTGCACTTGGCCATTATCCACGGGCAAACCAGCGTCATTGAGCAGATAGCGCACGTCATCTACCACGCCCGGCACCTCGGCGTTGTTAACCTCACCAACCACCTGCACCAG ACGCCCCTGCACCTGGCAGTGATAACGGGGCAGACGAGTGTGGTGAGCTTCCTACTGCAAGTGGGCGCAGATCCATCACTGCTGGATCGTCATGGAGATTCAGCAGTACATCTGGCGCTCCGTACAGGTGCCAGCACCCCCAACCTGCTGCGTACCCTGCTTCAGAGTGGGGTTCCCACCATGCCCCAACTGTTGCACATGCCAGACTTCGAAG GGCTGTACCCAGTACACCTGGCGGTCCGTGCCCGAAGCCCCGAGTGCCTGGATCTGCTGGTGGACAGCGGGGCTGACATGGAGGCTGCAGAGCGGCAGGGGGGCAGAACAGCCCTGCATCTAGCCACTGAGATGGAGGAGCTGGGGTTGGTCACCCATCTGGTCACCAAG CTCCGTGCCAACGTGAATGCCCGCACCTTTGCGGGAAACACACCCCTACACCTGGCAGCTGGATTAGGCTCCCCGACCCTCACCCGCCTCCTCCTGAAGGCTG GTGCTGACATCCACGCAGAGAACGAGGAGCCTCTATGCCCACTGCCTTCGCCCCCAACCTCTGGTAGTGACTCAGATTCCGAGGGCCCTGAGAGGGACACCCGAGGCAGCTTCCGGGGCCACACACCTCTTGACCTCACTCGCAGCAGCAAG GTGAAGACCTTGCTGCTAAATGCTGCTCAGGACACCACGGCGCCCCCGCTGACCCCGCCTAGCCCTGCAG GGCCAGAGCTGCCACTCGAGGATACGGTCCTACAGAACCTGGAGCATCTGCTAGATGGGCCAGGAGCCCAGGGCAGCTGGGCAGCGCTGGCAGAACGGCTGGGGCTGCGCAGTCTGGTGGACACGTATCGAAAGACGGCCTCACCCAGCGGCAGCCTCCTGCGCAGTTACAAG TTGGCCGGTGGGGACTTGGCGGGCCTGCTGGATGCCCTGTCTGACATGGGCCTGGAGGAGGAAGTGAGGCTGCTGAGGGGTCCTGAGACCCGAGAAAAGCTGCCCAGTACAG CAGAGGTGAAGGAGGACAGTGCTTACGGGAGCCAGTCGGTGGAACAGGAAGCAGAGAAGCTGGGCCCACCTCCTGAGCCACCAGGAGGGCTCTGCCATGGGCACCCCCAGCCTCAGGTGCACTGA
- the NFKB2 gene encoding nuclear factor NF-kappa-B p100 subunit isoform X2, with amino-acid sequence MDSCYNPGLDGIIEYDDFKFNPSIVEPKEPTPETADGPYLVIVEQPKQRGFRFRYGCEGPSHGGLPGASSEKGRKTYPTVKICNYEGPAKIEVDLVTHSDPPRAHAHSLVGKQCSELGVCAVSVGPKDMTAQFNNLGVLHVTKKNMMEIMIQKLQRQRLRSRPHGLTEAERRELEQEAKELKKVMDLSIVRLRFSAFLRASDGSFSLPLKPVISQPIHDSKSPGASNLKISRMDKTAGSVRGGDEVYLLCDKVQKDDIEVRFYEDDENGWQAFGDFSPTDVHKQYAIVFRTPPYHKMKIDRPVTVFLQLKRKRGGDVSDSKQFTYYPLVEDKEEVQRKRRKALPTFSQPFGGGSHMGGGSGGSAGGYGGAGGGGGSLGFFPSSLAYSPYQSGAAPMGCYPGGGGGAQMAAGAPSVGAGEEAAEPGDPSGSPQREQQAPELLQRAQEYNARLFGLAQRSARALLDYGVTADARALLAGQRHLLTAQDENGDTPLHLAIIHGQTSVIEQIAHVIYHARHLGVVNLTNHLHQTPLHLAVITGQTSVVSFLLQVGADPSLLDRHGDSAVHLALRTGASTPNLLRTLLQSGVPTMPQLLHMPDFEGLYPVHLAVRARSPECLDLLVDSGADMEAAERQGGRTALHLATEMEELGLVTHLVTKLRANVNARTFAGNTPLHLAAGLGSPTLTRLLLKAGADIHAENEEPLCPLPSPPTSGSDSDSEGPERDTRGSFRGHTPLDLTRSSKVKTLLLNAAQDTTAPPLTPPSPAGPELPLEDTVLQNLEHLLDGPGAQGSWAALAERLGLRSLVDTYRKTASPSGSLLRSYKLAGGDLAGLLDALSDMGLEEEVRLLRGPETREKLPSTEVKEDSAYGSQSVEQEAEKLGPPPEPPGGLCHGHPQPQVH; translated from the exons ATGGACAGTTGCTACAACCCA GGTCTGGATGGCATCATTGAATATGATGATTTCAAATTCAACCCATCCATTGTGGAGCCCAAGGAGCCGACCCCAGAGACAG CTGATGGCCCCTACCTGGTGATTGTGGAACAGCCTAAGCAG CGGGGCTTCCGATTTCGATATGGCTGTGAAGGCCCTTCCCATGGAGGACTGCCAGGTGCCTCCAGCGAAAAGGGCCGCAAGACTTATCCCACTGTCAAG ATCTGTAACTATGAGGGACCGGCCAAGATTGAGGTGGACCTGGTAACACACAGTGACCCGCCTCGTGCTCACGCCCACAGCCTCGTGGGCAAACAATGCTCGGAGCTGGGGGTCTGCGCAGTGTCTGTGGGGCCCAAGGACATGACTGCCCA attTAACAACCTGGGCGTCCTGCATGTGACCAAGAAGAACATGATGGAGATTATGATACAAAAACTTCAGAGGCAACGACTACGCTCCAGGCCCCACGGCCTTACGG AGGCCGAGCGTCGGGAACTGGAGCAGGAGGCCAAGGAGCTGAAGAAGGTGATGGATCTGAGCATTGTGCGGCTGCGCTTTTCTGCCTTCCTTCGAGCCAGCGatggctccttctccctgcccctGAAGCCAGTTATCTCCCAGCCCATCCACGACAGCA AGTCTCCGGGAGCCTCCAACCTGAAAATTTCTCGAATGGACAAGACAGCTGGCTCCGTGCGGGGTGGAGATGAGGTTTATCTGCTTTGTGACAAAGTGCAGAAAG ATGACATTGAGGTTCGGTTTTACGAGGATGATGAGAATGGATGGCAGGCCTTTGGGGACTTCTCTCCCACAGATGTTCATAAACAG TATGCCATTGTGTTCCGGACACCTCCCTATCACAAAATGAAGATTGATCGTCCTGTAACAGTTTTCCTGCAACTGAAACGCAAGCGTGGGGGGGATGTCTCTGACTCCAAACAGTTCACCTATTACCCTCTggtggaag ACAAAGAGGAGGTGCAACGGAAGCGGAGGAAAGCCTTGCCCACCTTCTCCCAGCCCTTTGGGGGTGGCTCCCACATGGGTGGAGGCTCTGGGGGCTCGGCTGGAGGTtatggaggagctggaggaggag GTGGCAGCCTCggctttttcccctcctccttggcCTATAGCCCCTACCAGTCCGGTGCGGCCCCCATGGGCTGCTATCCGGGAGGCGGGGGCGGAGCGCAGATGGCCGCCGGGGCGCCTAGCGTGGGtgctggggaggaagcagcagaGCCGGGCGACCCCTCTGGCAGCCCCCAGCGCGAACAGCAGGCCCCAGAGCTGCTGCAGCGAG CCCAAGAATACAACGCGCGCCTGTTCGGCCTGGCGCAGCGCAGCGCCCGAGCCTTGCTCGACTACGGCGTCACGGCGGACGCGCGCGCGCTGCTGGCGGGACAGCGCCACCTGCTGACGGCGCAGGACGAGAACGGAGACAC GCCGCTGCACTTGGCCATTATCCACGGGCAAACCAGCGTCATTGAGCAGATAGCGCACGTCATCTACCACGCCCGGCACCTCGGCGTTGTTAACCTCACCAACCACCTGCACCAG ACGCCCCTGCACCTGGCAGTGATAACGGGGCAGACGAGTGTGGTGAGCTTCCTACTGCAAGTGGGCGCAGATCCATCACTGCTGGATCGTCATGGAGATTCAGCAGTACATCTGGCGCTCCGTACAGGTGCCAGCACCCCCAACCTGCTGCGTACCCTGCTTCAGAGTGGGGTTCCCACCATGCCCCAACTGTTGCACATGCCAGACTTCGAAG GGCTGTACCCAGTACACCTGGCGGTCCGTGCCCGAAGCCCCGAGTGCCTGGATCTGCTGGTGGACAGCGGGGCTGACATGGAGGCTGCAGAGCGGCAGGGGGGCAGAACAGCCCTGCATCTAGCCACTGAGATGGAGGAGCTGGGGTTGGTCACCCATCTGGTCACCAAG CTCCGTGCCAACGTGAATGCCCGCACCTTTGCGGGAAACACACCCCTACACCTGGCAGCTGGATTAGGCTCCCCGACCCTCACCCGCCTCCTCCTGAAGGCTG GTGCTGACATCCACGCAGAGAACGAGGAGCCTCTATGCCCACTGCCTTCGCCCCCAACCTCTGGTAGTGACTCAGATTCCGAGGGCCCTGAGAGGGACACCCGAGGCAGCTTCCGGGGCCACACACCTCTTGACCTCACTCGCAGCAGCAAG GTGAAGACCTTGCTGCTAAATGCTGCTCAGGACACCACGGCGCCCCCGCTGACCCCGCCTAGCCCTGCAG GGCCAGAGCTGCCACTCGAGGATACGGTCCTACAGAACCTGGAGCATCTGCTAGATGGGCCAGGAGCCCAGGGCAGCTGGGCAGCGCTGGCAGAACGGCTGGGGCTGCGCAGTCTGGTGGACACGTATCGAAAGACGGCCTCACCCAGCGGCAGCCTCCTGCGCAGTTACAAG TTGGCCGGTGGGGACTTGGCGGGCCTGCTGGATGCCCTGTCTGACATGGGCCTGGAGGAGGAAGTGAGGCTGCTGAGGGGTCCTGAGACCCGAGAAAAGCTGCCCAGTACAG AGGTGAAGGAGGACAGTGCTTACGGGAGCCAGTCGGTGGAACAGGAAGCAGAGAAGCTGGGCCCACCTCCTGAGCCACCAGGAGGGCTCTGCCATGGGCACCCCCAGCCTCAGGTGCACTGA
- the PSD gene encoding PH and SEC7 domain-containing protein 1 isoform X1 → MPVHTAGAKPPEQAPPSPLGVGSGQDSGVAVGRAAKYSETDLDTVPLRCYRETDIDEVLAEREEADSAIESQPSSEGLPGTALPPAPHPSPCLSPRPSLGSGNEDEDEAGGEEDVDDEVFEASEGARPGTRMPHSGPLKSPLPFLPGTSPSADGPDSFSCVFEAILESHRAKGTSYTSLASLEALASPGPTQSPFFTFELPPQPPAPRPDPPAPAPLAPLEPDSGTSSAADGPWTRRREEEEAEAGAKQAPRREPPSPCHSEDSFGLGAAPLGSEPPLSQLVSDSDSELDSTERLALGSTDTLSNGQKADLEAAQRLAKRLYRLDGFRKADVARHLGKNNDFSKLVAGEYLKFFVFTGMTLDQALRVFLKELALMGETQERERVLAHFSQRYFQCNPGALSSEDGAHTLTCALMLLNTDLHGHALYSSIKNEKLQWAIDEEELRRSLSELADPNPKVIKRVSGGSGSGSSPFLDLTPEPGAAVYKHGALVRKVHADPDCRKTPRGKRGWKSFHGILKGMILYLQKEEYQPGKALSEAELKNAISIHHALATRASDYSKRPHVFYLRTADWRIFLFQAPSLEQMQSWITRINVVAAMFSAPPFPAAVSSQKKFSRPLLPSAATRLSQEEQVQTHEAKLKAMASELREHRAARLGKKARGKEAEEQRQKEAYLEFEKSRYGTYAALLRVKLKAGSEELDAVEAALAQAGSTEDGLPPPHSSPSLQPNPSSQPLAQCTGSEPRAGAGSGRWKP, encoded by the exons ATGCCTGTGCACACTGCAGGTGCTAAGCCCCCAGAGCAGGCCCCCCCATCTCCACTTGGGGTGGGCTCAGGGCAGGACTCTGGGGTAGCTGTGGGGCGAGCAGCCAAGTACTCCGAGACGGACCTGGACACGGTGCCCCTGAGGTGCTACCGAGAGACCGACATCGATGAGGTGCTGGCTGAGCGGGAGGAGGCTGACTCGGCCATCGAGAGTCAGCCCAGCTCTGAGGGCCTGCCTGGCACTGCCCTTCCACCTGCCCCACATCCCAGCCCATGCCTTAGCCCTCGTCCCAGCCTGGGCAGTGGCaatgaggatgaggatgaggcAGGTGGGGAAGAGGATGTGGACGACGAGGTGTTTGAGGCCTCAGAGGGGGCCCG GCCAGGCACCCGAATGCCTCACTCTGGGCCTCTCAAGTCTCCTTTGCCCTTTCTACCTGGGACCAGTCCCTCAGCTGATGGGCCCGACTCTTTCAGTTGTGTGTTTGAAGCCATCCTGGAATCACACCGGGCCAAGGGCACCTCCTACACCAGCCTCGCCTCGCTGGAGGCCCTGGCCTCACCTGGCCCAACCCAGAGCCCCTTCTTCACGTTTGAGCTGCCTCCCCAACCTCCTGCCCCAAGGCCTGACCCACCTGCTCCTGCCCCACTTGCCCCTCTTGAACCGGATTCTGGTACTAGCTCTGCTGCTGATGGGCCTTGGACACggagaagggaagaagaggaggcagaggctggagccaAGCAGGCCCCAAGGAGGGAGCCCCCTAGTCCTTGCCACTCAGAGGACAGCTTTGGGCTAGGGGCAGCACCCCTGGGCAG TGAACCACCCCTGAGCCAGCTGGTGTCCGACTCAGACTCAGAGCTGGACAGCACAGAGCGGCTGGCCCTGGGAAGCACAGACACCTTGTCCAATGGGCAGAAAGCAGACCTGGAGGCTGCGCAGCGCCTAGCTAAGAGGCTCTACCGACTAGATGGCTTCAGGAAGGCGGACGTGGCCCGGCACCTGGGCAAGAA CAATGACTTCAGCAAACTTGTGGCTGGCGAGTACCTCAAGTTCTTTGTCTTCACGGGCATGACTCTGGACCAAGCTCTCAG ggtGTTTCTGAAGGAGCTGGCCTTAATGGGTGAGACTCAGGAACGGGAGCGCGTGCTGGCCCACTTCTCCCAGAGATACTTCCAGTGCAATCCCGGAGCCCTTTCTTCAGAGG ACGGTGCGCACACGCTGACCTGTGCCCTAATGCTACTCAACACGGATCTCCATGGCCAC GCCTTGTACAGCTCCATCAAGAATGAAAAGTTGCAGTGGGCCAT AGACGAGGAGGAGCTGAGACGCTCTCTGTCTGAGTTGGCCGACCCAAACCCCAAGGTCATCAAGAGGGTCAGCGGGGGCAGTGGCAGCGGCTCCAGCCCTTTCCTGGACCTGACTCCCGAGCCCGGGGCCGCGGTCTACAAGCACGGGGCCCTGGTGCGAAAGGTGCACGCAGACCCTGACTGCAGGAAGA CACCTCGGGGCAAGCGGGGCTGGAAGAGCTTCCACGGGATCCTCAAGGGCATGATCCTCTACCTGCAGAAG GAGGAGTACCAGCCTGGGAAGGCCCTGTCGGAGGCAGAGCTTAAGAATGCCATCAGCATCCACCACGCGCTGGCCACGCGCGCCAGCGACTACAGCAAGAGGCCCCATGTCTTCTACTTGCGCACAGCTGACTGGCGGATCTTCCTCTTCCAGGCCCC GAGCCTGGAGCAGATGCAGTCCTGGATCACTCGCATCAATGTGGTGGCTGCCATGTTCTCTGCACCCCCTTTCCCAGCTGCTGTCAGTTCCCAGAAGAAGTTCAGCCGCCCTCTACTGCCCAGCGCTGCCACCCGCCTCTCCCAG GAGGAGCAGGTGCAGACCCACGAGGCCAAGCTGAAGGCTATGGCAAGTGAGTTGCGGGAGCACCGGGCTGCCCGCCTGGGCAAGAAGGCCCGAGGCAAGGAGGCTGAGGAGCAGCGGCAGAAGGAGGCCTACCTGGAGTTCGAG AAATCCCGCTACGGCACGTATGCAGCACTGCTTCGGGTCAAGCTGAAGGCAGGCAGTGAAGAGCTGGATGCGGTAGAGGCAGCACTGGCCCAGGCCGGGAGCACAGAGGATGGACTTCCCCCTCCTCACTCCAGTCCCTCTCTGCAGCCCAACCCTTCCAGCCAGCCCCTGGCTCAGTGTACTGGCTCAGAGCCTCGGGCAGGGGCAGGCAGTGGGCGGTGGAAGCCCTGA
- the PSD gene encoding PH and SEC7 domain-containing protein 1 isoform X2 produces MAQGAMRFCSEGDCAISPPRCPRRWLPEGPVPQSPPASMYGSTGSLLRRVAGPGPRSREFGRVTAPCTPLRGPPSPRVAPSPWAPSSPTGQPPPGARSSVVIFRFVEKASVRPLNGLPAPGGLSRSWDLGGASPPRPTPVLGPGSNRKLRLEASTSDPLPAGGGSALPGSQGLLHGPPAQPQVGADGLYSSLPNGLGGPSEHLATLFRGPANTGLLNQGDTWSSPREVSSHAQRIARAKWEFFYGSLDPPSSGAKPPEQAPPSPLGVGSGQDSGVAVGRAAKYSETDLDTVPLRCYRETDIDEVLAEREEADSAIESQPSSEGLPGTALPPAPHPSPCLSPRPSLGSGNEDEDEAGGEEDVDDEVFEASEGARPGTRMPHSGPLKSPLPFLPGTSPSADGPDSFSCVFEAILESHRAKGTSYTSLASLEALASPGPTQSPFFTFELPPQPPAPRPDPPAPAPLAPLEPDSGTSSAADGPWTRRREEEEAEAGAKQAPRREPPSPCHSEDSFGLGAAPLGSEPPLSQLVSDSDSELDSTERLALGSTDTLSNGQKADLEAAQRLAKRLYRLDGFRKADVARHLGKNNDFSKLVAGEYLKFFVFTGMTLDQALRVFLKELALMGETQERERVLAHFSQRYFQCNPGALSSEDGAHTLTCALMLLNTDLHGHNIGKRMTCGDFIGNLEGLNEGGDFPRELLKALYSSIKNEKLQWAIDEEELRRSLSELADPNPKVIKRVSGGSGSGSSPFLDLTPEPGAAVYKHGALVRKVHADPDCRKTPRGKRGWKSFHGILKGMILYLQKEEYQPGKALSEAELKNAISIHHALATRASDYSKRPHVFYLRTADWRIFLFQAPSLEQMQSWITRINVVAAMFSAPPFPAAVSSQKKFSRPLLPSAATRLSQEEQVQTHEAKLKAMASELREHRAARLGKKARGKEAEEQRQKEAYLEFEKSRYGTYAALLRVKLKAGSEELDAVEAALAQAGSTEDGLPPPHSSPSLQPNPSSQPLAQCTGSEPRAGAGSGRWKP; encoded by the exons ATGGCCCAGGGTGCCATGCGCTTCTGCTCGGAAGGCGACTGTGCCATCTCCCCACCACGATGTCCACGCCGCTGGCTCCCCGAAGGCCCAGTGCCCCAGAGCCCCCCAGCCAGCATGTATGGCAGCACAGGCTCCCTGCTAAGGCGGGTAGCAGGTCCAGGTCCCCGAAGCCGGGAATTTGGACGTGTGACAGCACCCTGTACCCCCCTGCGTGGTCCCCCATCACCTCGTGTTGCTCCCTCACCCTGGGCACCCTCCTCCCCTACTGGGCAGCCCCCACCAGGGGCCCGGAGCTCCGTGGTCATATTCCGCTTTGTGGAGAAGGCCAGTGTGAGGCCACTAAATGGGCTACCTGCTCCTGGAGGCTTGAGTCGGAGCTGGGACTTGGGTGGGGCCTCTCCTCCCAGGCCCACCCCAGTCCTTGGGCCTGGCTCCAACCGAAAGTTGCGGCTGGAAGCATCCACATCAGATCCACTCCCAGCAGGAGGAGGCTCAGCTCTACCTGGCAGCCAGGGCCTTTTACATGGGCCACCAGCTCAACCTCAGGTTGGAGCAGATGGTCTTTACTCCTCTCTCCCCAATGGGCTGGGGGGGCCCTCTGAGCACCTGGCCACATTATTCCGAGGACCTGCTAACACTGGACTCCTGAACCAG GGGGACACCTGGTCCTCACCTCGGGAAGTCTCCTCTCATGCCCAGAGAATTGCTCGAGCCAAATGGGAATTCTTCTATGGCTCTTTGGACCCCCCCAGCTCAG GTGCTAAGCCCCCAGAGCAGGCCCCCCCATCTCCACTTGGGGTGGGCTCAGGGCAGGACTCTGGGGTAGCTGTGGGGCGAGCAGCCAAGTACTCCGAGACGGACCTGGACACGGTGCCCCTGAGGTGCTACCGAGAGACCGACATCGATGAGGTGCTGGCTGAGCGGGAGGAGGCTGACTCGGCCATCGAGAGTCAGCCCAGCTCTGAGGGCCTGCCTGGCACTGCCCTTCCACCTGCCCCACATCCCAGCCCATGCCTTAGCCCTCGTCCCAGCCTGGGCAGTGGCaatgaggatgaggatgaggcAGGTGGGGAAGAGGATGTGGACGACGAGGTGTTTGAGGCCTCAGAGGGGGCCCG GCCAGGCACCCGAATGCCTCACTCTGGGCCTCTCAAGTCTCCTTTGCCCTTTCTACCTGGGACCAGTCCCTCAGCTGATGGGCCCGACTCTTTCAGTTGTGTGTTTGAAGCCATCCTGGAATCACACCGGGCCAAGGGCACCTCCTACACCAGCCTCGCCTCGCTGGAGGCCCTGGCCTCACCTGGCCCAACCCAGAGCCCCTTCTTCACGTTTGAGCTGCCTCCCCAACCTCCTGCCCCAAGGCCTGACCCACCTGCTCCTGCCCCACTTGCCCCTCTTGAACCGGATTCTGGTACTAGCTCTGCTGCTGATGGGCCTTGGACACggagaagggaagaagaggaggcagaggctggagccaAGCAGGCCCCAAGGAGGGAGCCCCCTAGTCCTTGCCACTCAGAGGACAGCTTTGGGCTAGGGGCAGCACCCCTGGGCAG TGAACCACCCCTGAGCCAGCTGGTGTCCGACTCAGACTCAGAGCTGGACAGCACAGAGCGGCTGGCCCTGGGAAGCACAGACACCTTGTCCAATGGGCAGAAAGCAGACCTGGAGGCTGCGCAGCGCCTAGCTAAGAGGCTCTACCGACTAGATGGCTTCAGGAAGGCGGACGTGGCCCGGCACCTGGGCAAGAA CAATGACTTCAGCAAACTTGTGGCTGGCGAGTACCTCAAGTTCTTTGTCTTCACGGGCATGACTCTGGACCAAGCTCTCAG ggtGTTTCTGAAGGAGCTGGCCTTAATGGGTGAGACTCAGGAACGGGAGCGCGTGCTGGCCCACTTCTCCCAGAGATACTTCCAGTGCAATCCCGGAGCCCTTTCTTCAGAGG ACGGTGCGCACACGCTGACCTGTGCCCTAATGCTACTCAACACGGATCTCCATGGCCAC AACATTGGGAAGCGCATGACCTGTGGAGACTTCATTGGGAACCTGGAGGGCCTCAACGAAGGCGGCGACTTCCCCAGAGAGCTGCTaaag GCCTTGTACAGCTCCATCAAGAATGAAAAGTTGCAGTGGGCCAT AGACGAGGAGGAGCTGAGACGCTCTCTGTCTGAGTTGGCCGACCCAAACCCCAAGGTCATCAAGAGGGTCAGCGGGGGCAGTGGCAGCGGCTCCAGCCCTTTCCTGGACCTGACTCCCGAGCCCGGGGCCGCGGTCTACAAGCACGGGGCCCTGGTGCGAAAGGTGCACGCAGACCCTGACTGCAGGAAGA CACCTCGGGGCAAGCGGGGCTGGAAGAGCTTCCACGGGATCCTCAAGGGCATGATCCTCTACCTGCAGAAG GAGGAGTACCAGCCTGGGAAGGCCCTGTCGGAGGCAGAGCTTAAGAATGCCATCAGCATCCACCACGCGCTGGCCACGCGCGCCAGCGACTACAGCAAGAGGCCCCATGTCTTCTACTTGCGCACAGCTGACTGGCGGATCTTCCTCTTCCAGGCCCC GAGCCTGGAGCAGATGCAGTCCTGGATCACTCGCATCAATGTGGTGGCTGCCATGTTCTCTGCACCCCCTTTCCCAGCTGCTGTCAGTTCCCAGAAGAAGTTCAGCCGCCCTCTACTGCCCAGCGCTGCCACCCGCCTCTCCCAG GAGGAGCAGGTGCAGACCCACGAGGCCAAGCTGAAGGCTATGGCAAGTGAGTTGCGGGAGCACCGGGCTGCCCGCCTGGGCAAGAAGGCCCGAGGCAAGGAGGCTGAGGAGCAGCGGCAGAAGGAGGCCTACCTGGAGTTCGAG AAATCCCGCTACGGCACGTATGCAGCACTGCTTCGGGTCAAGCTGAAGGCAGGCAGTGAAGAGCTGGATGCGGTAGAGGCAGCACTGGCCCAGGCCGGGAGCACAGAGGATGGACTTCCCCCTCCTCACTCCAGTCCCTCTCTGCAGCCCAACCCTTCCAGCCAGCCCCTGGCTCAGTGTACTGGCTCAGAGCCTCGGGCAGGGGCAGGCAGTGGGCGGTGGAAGCCCTGA